In Pieris brassicae chromosome 8, ilPieBrab1.1, whole genome shotgun sequence, the DNA window AATTAATACACAACTATATTCCATTCTAAAAACCAATCTTGTTACGTTTATCGTTCAAGTGCTCAAACTCCCATTTGACGAGGACACCATATTGAAGATAGCTTCAATATTAGATACGAATTCGTTTGATGTGAGATCGCCGGATGGTGTAAGAAGATTCAGAGCAATTTATACAACAGCTGCAATGATGAACCATAATTGTACGCCTAATACTAGGCATATCTATTTAGGTGACGATTATACGTTGGCATTAATCGCAACTGTGCCAATCTCAAAGGGGGAGACGCTGACAGCAACGTACACACAAGTCCTATTGAGTACATTAGATAGAAGAAAACACTTATATACCACCAAGTACTTTCATTGTGACTGCGACAGGTGTAAAGATGAAACTGAATTTGACACTTATCTTGGAAGTATTTACTGTTCGTTATGCGCCAGGGGTGCGGGTGCAGTGGAAAAAAAACCGATGATGGTGTCTACAGATCCCTTAAACGAAACAGCACCTTGGAAGTGTGGAAGTTGCGGCCATTGTGTTGAAAGTCGTCAAATGTTTTGGGGGAACAATGCTTTGAAACAAGATCTGAATAAGATGAATAAGAAAAGGCCTGAGGACTATGAGACATTTATCAAAACATATAGCCATACTTTACATCAAAAAAATCATTTGGTTGTACAAGCAAAACTTGCTTTGATGCAGATTTATGGTAGTTACGAAGGGTATAGTCTGTCAGGTAagctgttattttaaaatagatgctaaaattatttgaaaagaaaaatctCTTTTCGAAAcagcataaaaaaattgagagAGTCAGTCAAATGTGGACGAATACTGaacttaaatactttattaaaatttcagagCTATCGGATGAGTTACTAGAAAGAAAAGTAGAGATATGCCATGAACTTCTAGAAATAGCAGATAAGTTGGAGCCAGGCTGGTCCAAGTTCAGAGGCTCTATACTTCTAGAACTCCAAGGTGCTATGGTGATGCAGACTAAGCGAGACTTTGAAGCCGATAAGATTACAAAAAGTGGTGCTCAGGTGTGTATAAAACGATTTATATCattgaaaactttaaaattgagttagcggtagttgatctagttcttagggtaggtatgaaatttgtaaaaaaatatattaaaacaattaatatttattatttctgtaaaaataagactatacaaaaatattcattaaaataaaatatcatataaattagTTCTTTAAGAaccttgttataatattaaagtaacttctaaaaataaaaattatagatttaattaaggtaaattttaaaataatggttaaaattaataaaaaaaaaattaaaatcaatttttctgtaaaaaataaactttataaaaatatttacctcaCCTAAGAATCTCTAAAAAttctgaaaattataaaaaaaaatacgaatactATTAGAAGACAAGATTTGATTCAGATGAAGATAGGCTaaggaatatttttacaaattactatAGCAGCCTAAGGCgtgaaaaatactatatattagttCGCATAGCGCCTCTATCTAGCTAAATAAACGCTTCACTACCCTAATTacctcttataaataaagattataaactttcctatatacttattaaatttatttcgattTCATACAAAcggtaagtattataaaaatatgtaatgtaacagcttttaaaaataaaaataacgtaaaatgttatttgcgtTCTAGAGGGTTAAAAAGAAATCAGAAAATTCAATATCAATTCtacaattaaacaagaaattatACTAGTATAGGCCTCCTTttcttttatgtattatgttatgtaGGTATGAAGGCCTTCAGTTGGGAAGATTTGATTTTTATCGATATAAGTAATACGACAAGACAGGGCCGAGAGCTTATAATTGGTAAAAGCTTTAGAAATCCTAAAACAGCACAGTTCCACACTCCCTACGCAATAGCACAGTCTTCCGTTAACAAAGGAACAGAACTTTATACTCGTAAGCTACTTTTGATAgcataaaaaatgtaactaaTGTACCCtcaaaagtataataaaaaaatagtagttaagaatatgtttcataaaaatgtttagaatatatttaaataaatattagaagctaacaattGTTAAACACCAAAAcgtgatattaataatttattaattcaagcagacaatcatttattttaatagttgactttaaagtatattttatttttattcggggcaaacgggcaggaggctcaccgccgcccatggatactttcaatgccagagggctcccaagtgcgttgccggccttttaagaatatccatTGCAATGGCCTATGGAAGTTCTGTTCGTATTTTACCCCAAGTGAAGCCACTATGTCGACCCTGttgtcaaaaacgtttaaacctaatatagaaaaatgatTAGTATAGATTGAGGAGCCTTAGAACAGTGTTTCACAACGTGGAGACCACGCCACGCATTATTAAGGGGGACAATTCGAACATGTACTCGACGTTTTTCCTGTTGTgaacaattcaattttttaaattacaaattatgtatacatataagtATACGTTACGCAGCATATGAATTTTAGAAAGGCAATGATGGGCGTGGAATAAATGAAGGTTGGGAAATACTGTCTTAGAATGAGATTTAGAAACGTCACCGCAAACTATGGTTACCATATTACGTCAAAATCCATTTCATTGTTGACGTATGGACAGACTTAACATTGTTTATCCATAGtactttgaaattatattagtttttagaaattatataattatagaacaaaataaaaacatattttcttgaattttgtgttaattattCCAGGAGCAGTTAATGGAGAGTATGGTTTTACTTCAAGAAGcggtgaatattttaaaagttgaacCACATATGAAAGAAGCTTTAGAAGAGAAGGTTCAAGAATTGTCAACGTTAATGGAAACAACGTCTATTGAAGTTAGTTGAAAAAattctgttttaataaatgtatttctgttataatttattaaatacaagatTACACAGACCAAGAGTTTTCTCTTAAATatgctaaaaatattatatgacatataaaatactgcgataattattataactggcaattatatatattttaaatgctaataaaatttataacagtAAAAGTCTTAAAGCTAACAGAAATcctttttttgaaaaaataacgtgtacttatgtacaagCAAAAAGTTACACTTCTTTgacgtaacaagataaaaatcttttcaaaaattttattctacatttttttttaatgtaataggaggcaaatgggcaggaggctccgatgttaagtgataccgccgcccatcgacactcacaatgccagaaggATCGCTCAAGAATTGATACGTTTTTTCCTGAaggccctaagtcgaattggttcggaaatactttagtgggcagctgtttccacatagtggtggtgcgcggcaaaactgctttagaaaacgctcagttgtggaacgacagatgtggaggtgatacggatggtattttgttttgacgtccgataatgaagtattgtctttggttaacactTTTGTcctcagtcaccgtgaccacgccaccgtcggaaaaatttaaatttaaaattatgtaaataattataagtttattataaacttaacatTGTTTATCCTtagtaatacaaatagctttaatccggttaaaaattgttttcgtccgataatgaaactcagctgcaggtaacagaccgaacaactcctctgatcACTCTCCATGCGGtaaaagatgcagagagatccCACAtatctacgcaacgccaagggatcaagctgCATGGAAAATGACTAGTCGTCGAcaattcgaatcgctcttcgttgagtGCGGTCAAGCGGAAGAAGCTGGAACTGGGGAGCTcacgcccagaggtgagaacagtatttaatgtggggccgaatttgcaactttatagagttgcaagcggtggctgGGAGTGAAGTAattaccgtctcgccttggtGAGCACACCAGGAGGCTTTTttgaggctaatttagcctacgtttgtagaaaaaactacattaaaaatattttttcttattataacgcattatctagttaaataaaaatatataatataaaaagctatAGATTACTTTAAGTGGTCGGTTTTTTgagacggtgtgcgcgcgcatcgtaaaaatttactctcataatttttacttaacgcgccaaaagacgtataatttcaaaaaacattgttacgtttttatgtctgggcctcaggtttctgtatctgttttatgatcatctATGAATTTAATAGGAAATAATGGTGGTCATCCTCCTGTGTCTGACatacgccgtcaactttttaggtctagcaCGATTCCTCACGATGGTTGTGAAGGAAACCATTCAACCGTTCGaccaaatgttaaatgcgcccttataaagaaaatctattaacgccagccggggatcgaacctacgacgtcTAGAATAAAATTCTCTCACTGAAGACACTGAAGGCAACACTCTGAAATCGAATACATTCTATAATTTCAGACCAAGCTGAATATGGTAACAATGCCTACTTTTGAATCAggattttactaaaaaaaattatgaatacccacacttaaaacaattttaaataaacacacttgtacagataccggcaaacatcttgaacaaatgtccttgcctgcgcaaaaacgatttttaggtatcccGTATCACTACTGTGGTGCGCGGCGGCGGGAGACTGACGTATCgctcgcgtgattggtaaatcagttgacgtttgtgtcccgcgctgtgtacgatgcgcaaactttccctcACAGGGAGTGTTTAATGCTCAaaaagtttgccggtatctgtaactgctgtattgatttaataacgaaaatatataattcatacaTCGTTACATTGTTCAATTCTTATAGGCGTAACTTTGGTCGGTTTTGTTGTGGCTTCGTCCATATGAACACTCAGTTCTAGAGTCTGCTTGTTGATATTGAGAATATTTTTGATAGCATTAGATAATTTCTTCTTTGGTTTTGGAGATGTTTCAATAAcgaatatttcattttttgcACTGTCAAGATCTTTAGTCTTTCTGGTAACCTGAAagtttatctatattataaatttgacttGACTAATCTTGGCTTTTCCAAAGCcgggatttttattatatgttgttTAACAAAGTttgataagaaaaaataacatttatatcacTTATGTAAACACCATATTTGGGATATGTAGTCaacttttttgaaataaatatttattaagaaacatcattaaagattaattttataggGAATATTATCTAACATATTGTTACAAACAGGTAAAATGCTTTTCGATTTAAAATGTGACAGTCATCATGACAGTTCACgtaattcatatattataagGGCAATACGTGGaagcttaatttaaaataaatctgcCTGGAGGAGAttgcttattatttatataaacgcGAATATATTATGTACCTCTTGAAAAGGACTTAttggttatatataattcatacaTCGTTACATTGTTCAATTCTTATAGGTGTTACCTTGGTCGGTTTTATTGTGGCTTCGTCCATATGAACACTCAGTTAATATGGACGAAATTTGAGTGAACGACCAACcgggctccagaagataaacaaTACGTTTTCATAAGGAAATTTATCGAACTTTTCGTTTAACTATGATGgtattttttacactttttgcacacaattaaataataatattaataataaacttaacaaAGCCTTGCTACTAAGCGGTCTCTTCCAGGCAAACTTATCTAAagaaaacagtaaaaatatatttatgttattctgcggttttgttttatacattattaacatatacaaTTTCTTTCGCGACTGTGTATAAGCGTTTATGtactttaaatatgtttattaacatATGAAATATCATATATCATAACAGGAAAGTGTCAATGAAAAGGTATAAAGAGTATCGCCACTGGATGAATATATACATACCAAACAACAAACACAGCACCAAGTCCCGAATCTGAAACAGGCCAAGCCTGGAGTTCTGTCCATGGCTCTTCGAAATCTCAGGTTTGTGAAGCCATATATCAGAGGGTTGAGAGCACAGTTCAGATACATCAGGTAACTCGCAGTAAACcataatatttcataactaCCTTCCACCTGGAAGAcatttagaattaaatatataatcctCGTGACCGCTGaaagctggtgctttcctcgcacAACCAAGTTCCAGAAGATAAACAACTCGATGGAAACTACagtcgtttttacaacaaactcccaagcgaaattagagaattgtCACCactaataaattcaaagccctcgttaaacgtaaatttatcaataaagctttttataaatttgacgaatatttaaatgatcctaaaccttgggattgatttgctccagtttaaacaacttttattacttaaaacttagagattaaaaagagtggcggaaagtttagtcttcttgcccgctctacgcccttgacttgcgaactggtagtaaatataagtttacaattaatttaacttcttttctgacgttcataagtgtacttgtttaactatataataatatgctAGCGTTAATGGTACACTACCattcattgatttttaattatttcattgttataattactaagaaaacatataatttttagcaTTAATTGCCATGATTGTAACTATTAGTATTTTGCTAAAACGCATGCGCATACATACCGCATTAATTTCCTTAACCATATTATTCCTCCAATAAATAAGCACAGTGTAGGGTAGTCTACACAAAGTTGATGCGACTAAAACCATAGCAGTCACGCGCATAGCCTTTCCCCTCGCTTTCACCACAACCTTACCTCCACCCCGTGATGTTAGTTCACGAGCGCTACATTCCAAACGCCATATTATTCCACCgtactaaaaaaataccagCGATTTGTGAAACACATGTATGTACATAAATTACTAGTACGCTCGAAATCGAATcattatagatattaaatgaataaaagtCATCTAATATACACacttatatatttgtgtgtgtgtgtctatAAAATCAACGCTTTTAtggaataaacaaaaacatttaatacatttgttaACTATTTTTTGTGTCTAATGAACCCCAGTGTTTAGTCAGTTTTATTAGTATACAATCTTctagtttataataactaaaattcaCTTACAGTGACTATCATTACGCCCAGTGGAAGCCAGACAAGCAGcatcaaaataaaatgccaATAAACTTCTAAAAAACTCACATCCTCCACACAAAACATCTCTAAGAAATCTAGCCATTGCCGttcctgaaaaaaaatatcgttttaatataaacaaaataataatatgtatttatttattgtatcaaTGCATTACAATGCATTTGGGAATACGTTAAGTAAAGATACCTAATACACTTAATACGTAATTCCATAACTAAGTGAAtaactttcaataaaaaaattgaaatgacAACATTTTCCAATATTTATTGAGTTTAGCCTGAGTTGGCAATCTTAGAAGCTTCTAAATTCTAGGtagcaaatatataaaaaccctaaaaaaatcctttaaagcaaatattaaaaaacctaatatttttctaaaaatatactaaaaaacacggtcacacacacacatacagcCATTACTATCTGTGTTACTGATTTATAATTGCTCACTTTATACTGCCTCTTAATAATCCAAGGTAGGGAAAGACCCATTGCTGCAACCCAGGTAATCAGAATAAGCTTCGGTGCACAGTGCTTAGTTACTCTTGCCTCTGCAGTTAAGCAAGCAGCTGCCAGTCTGTCGTATGACACCAGCATTATTGATCCAACACTGGCTAAGAGAAGAGTTgctaaaaattttaaaattacatttagttTTCAATAAGGGAATAGAACAACAGATAAATTACGCACACAATAGCTGGAATATCGTTTTacaatagaaattaatta includes these proteins:
- the LOC123713292 gene encoding allatostatin-A receptor, yielding MFRADLYNIDEKYLTNCTDLTADCLDLDTSQYPFPNTLWLLKPAREIAFKSSAMVVVGIIGIFLNSIIFIILMRNRWLWTPSNILVGNMALVDMLTLLICPWFMLVRDFYQNYVLRNFGCKFEGFLQATLLLASVGSIMLVSYDRLAAACLTAEARVTKHCAPKLILITWVAAMGLSLPWIIKRQYKERQWLDFLEMFCVEDVSFLEVYWHFILMLLVWLPLGVMIVTYGGIIWRLECSARELTSRGGGKVVVKARGKAMRVTAMVLVASTLCRLPYTVLIYWRNNMVKEINAVEGSYEILWFTASYLMYLNCALNPLIYGFTNLRFRRAMDRTPGLACFRFGTWCCVCCLVTRKTKDLDSAKNEIFVIETSPKPKKKLSNAIKNILNINKQTLELSVHMDEATTKPTKVTPIRIEQCNDV
- the LOC123713783 gene encoding SET domain-containing protein SmydA-8-like, which gives rise to MDNKKRKMPACEVCQQPANQTCGGCKSVFYCSRNHQKTAWREHKFQCRPFEIQFSNTAGRYLVATRDIKQGEIILREKAAVSGPRTACTAHCLSCNKKLEPMNVDETLDYYKCSACNWPMCGLKCEKSSVHKEECKLMSSNNYKSTITYKNPEKAEAAYCVIAPLRTLLLKTSNPEQYNSLISLESHVEKRINTQLYSILKTNLVTFIVQVLKLPFDEDTILKIASILDTNSFDVRSPDGVRRFRAIYTTAAMMNHNCTPNTRHIYLGDDYTLALIATVPISKGETLTATYTQVLLSTLDRRKHLYTTKYFHCDCDRCKDETEFDTYLGSIYCSLCARGAGAVEKKPMMVSTDPLNETAPWKCGSCGHCVESRQMFWGNNALKQDLNKMNKKRPEDYETFIKTYSHTLHQKNHLVVQAKLALMQIYGSYEGYSLSELSDELLERKVEICHELLEIADKLEPGWSKFRGSILLELQGAMVMQTKRDFEADKITKSGAQEQLMESMVLLQEAVNILKVEPHMKEALEEKVQELSTLMETTSIEVS